From Pyrenophora tritici-repentis strain M4 chromosome 1, whole genome shotgun sequence, the proteins below share one genomic window:
- a CDS encoding ATS1, Alpha-tubulin suppressor and related RCC1 domain-containing protein → MSGYLWKYYLEDDVDNFRHVLATPTQSHRAPAQKGFAGWQGGVSGGAVNGSPGSYNASPITSIKSRKMGMGAAANLTRFDINSRDAAGMTILHHAASSTADSAVDFAQALLDHPWTDVYIQDAENGWTALHRAFYFGNIAIARLILNRDAQDILGQGASGFNQHARGLVKIKDKEGYGPLDLFSMTIKDRTLRPEEAPVIDSDSDDEMAHGDSGDVDDETRKRLIAPPVLLEGDEVYTFGSNKNVTLGFGDEDDRQFPERITLRRPDHLLQRFYKEHRDQHNQYLAAIGMPIQDVGPQQARSTVDLPTHIRNTPIVIQDVRMSKLHTAILTTDPISNLYMCGHGPGGRLGTGNETTRYQFTCIESGGLGQKKVAGVALGQNHTLAITEEGEIFSWGNNAYGQLGYTLPKPTMKDDDPISTIPRQIFGPLKRDIVTGIAASRIHSVVHTATSLYTFGKNEGQLGIVDSDARSLEMQVVPRKIAAALFSSSIHSVSAIDGATVCLLENREVWVFANYGYAKLSFPLDGFTSNFLKESWLTTKYDTAPNKISKITSGGDTICALSTSGEVFTVAVSRRSEGPQDSSTSTTNPKQIRGALSAPFRIWSSKKSHMAARDVDVDQDGSIILTTEVGSVWRRTKRATIKNANVTAAVGNKPKDYKFQRVSGLTRVIAVRASAFGAYAAIRKDCNVTRTQIGVDEAGLWEDLAPLLSFHELTEYEETSDDEEPEPRFWARATEAQGLRKRVLKSKDLEAEIIGILHRSSSSPDRTYNMEIGSTLSDVRIPVHEFVLAGRSRILRDALLDHRVKGTEHVISDLLTVKAEGGRLLVLFQGLDFLTIFNLVLYAYTDSVVDFWNVTRHYPTMAHRYRSVRTELMKVASRLELRQLEPAVRQMVKPRKSLHIDMELAIKDPSFFESGDVIVDLADGEMLLHSDVICQRCPFFEGMFRGRAAGQWLEGRRTEESPIVRIDLSHVEKRLFELVVRHIYTDAGEEIFEDVTSEDLNDLLALDELLDHVMDIMSVANELMLDRLTQICQRLIGRYVNARNVCSLLTAVAPSSVAEFKDAALEYVCLSLEAVMQNGSLDELDEDLLLELNQVAHENQLAYLPFARSGRAETLLFDRYPELAERIERGKRAKVDAIVLSNKYADGDSISTSFRAQSLEEVAASPLRQRNRRRASKDAKSPALTPALKSKGSVPDLMFDMSDGDEDDDAAPRKIKPPQFTEQSGDERLVETPVGSLEAPWGSVQKPDQPSHAFGRVADLSLKSRSPVPQSSVKEERPPGQPWGSTPLAAPKLDLKDIMAQDSSATPSNLTIGLSRGESERIAKAAHAKLSQKERKRLQQAQQFGTPIEKPQPVPPAVSPWQATAHRKPSNSTAMSPTAQPSPTPTPQPSQPSNTPHLTMRQTVANKGGSSKQKDKRSASKGQVATGTSSPSKTRPIASERGMSVSTDPIPTPRSVRHIPLPQHSPTSPSQHLSMMEILSLQEAEKTSIRDAAAKRSLQEIQQEQEFQQWWDQESRRVIEEEAQTKRLLDRAAKAAARGRGQKGRSGRGGKAKCQEKKDGVEDADRSKGKTDGSAGSSATSTKNDGPKSGSKHDGGGRAPGQENASRGGRGRIGRGGRPGGARGGRAQGTPRDGTATSVPQGQASAS, encoded by the exons ATGAGCGGCTATCTGTGGAAATACTACCTCGAAGATGATGTCGACAACTTTCGGCATGTACTCGCAACCCCCACGCAATCGCACCGGGCGCCCGCACAGAAAGGCTTCGCTGGCTGGCAGGGAGGTGTGTCCGGTGGCGCCGTGAACGGTAGTCCGGGCAGCTACAATGCTTCGCCGATAACGAGTATCAAGAGTCGCAAGATGGGAATGGGTGCAGCTGCGAATCTGACCAGGTTTGACATCAACAGTCGAGACGCAGCGGGCATGACAATATTACATCATGCCGCCTCATCAACAGCTGACAGCGCTGTCGACTTTGCCCAAGCACTTTTAGACCACCCATGGACTGATGTGTATATTCAAGATGCGGAGAACGGCTGGACTGCGCTCCATCGGGCCTTCTACTTTGGCAACATCGCAATCGCACGTCTTATCCTAAACCGCGATGCTCAGGATATTTTGGGTCAAGGGGCTAGCGGATTCAACCAGCATGCGCGTGGGCTTGTCAAGATCAAGGACAAGGAAGGCTATGGTCCCCTGGATTTATTCTCAATGACCATCAAGGATCGAACTCTGAGACCGGAAGAGGCGCCTGTCATAGACTCGGACTCAGACGATGAGATGGCTCATGGAGACAGTGGCGATGTCGACGACGAGACGCGCAAGAGGCTAATTGCACCGCCTGTGCTTCTCGAGGGTGACGAGGTATACACTTTTGGCAGTAATAAGAATGTTACGCTCGGCTTTGGAGACGAAGACGATCGCCAGTTTCCCGAACGCATTACTCTGCGCAGACCAGATCATCTACTTCAGCGCTTTTATAAAGAACATCGCGACCAACATAATCAATACCTGGCAGCTATAGGTATGCCGATACAGGATGTTGGTCCTCAACAAGCGCGCAGTACAGTAGACCTCCCAACGCACATCCGTAACACTCCAATCGTTATCCAAGACGTTCGAATGTCGAAGCTGCACACCGCCATCCTGACCACCGATCCCATTTCCAATCTATACATGTGTGGCCATGGCCCCGGTGGGCGCTTGGGTACGGGTAACGAGACAACACGATACCAGTTCACTTGCATAGAAAGCGGTGGACTAGGACAGAAGAAGGTTGCTGGAGTCGCCTTGGGCCAGAATCACACTCTGGCCATCACTGAGGAAGGAGAGATCTTCTCTTGGGGTAACAATGCGTACGGACAGCTAGGCTACACACTTCCAAAGCCCACTATGAAGGATGACGATCCCATCTCTACGATTCCTCGACAGATCTTTGGACCGCTAAAGCGTGATATCGTCACCGGTATTGCTGCGTCGCGAATACATTCTGTCGTGCACACCGCAACCTCTTTGTATACTTTTGGCAAAAACGAAGGCCAACTCGGCATCGTCGATTCAGATGCTCGATCACTGGAGATGCAAGTCGTGCCTCGCAAGATTGCTGCCGCCCTCTTCTCGAGCTCCATTCACTCAGTCTCCGCCATTGATGGTGCCACAGTGTGTCTCTTGGAAAATCGCGAAGTCTGGGTTTTCGCAAACTACGGCTATGCAAAATTAAGCTTTCCATTGGACGGCTTCACAAGCAACTTCCTCAAGGAAAGTTGGTTGACAACAAAGTATGATACCGCCCCAAACAAAATCAGCAAAATCACATCCGGTGGCGATACCATCTGTGCGCTATCCACTTCAGGTGAAGTCTTCACTGTCGCCGTCAGTCGACGCTCAGAGGGCCCGCAGGACTCCAGTACATCGACAACCAACCCAAAGCAAATACGTGGAGCTCTTTCTGCACCTTTTCGCATTTGGTCTTCCAAGAAAAGTCACATGGCAGCAAGAGACGTTGATGTTGACCAGGATGGATCTATCATTTTGACCACAGAAGTCGGTAGTGTTTGGAGGCGTACTAAAAGAGCAACTATCAAGAACGCCAACGTCACTGCTGCCGTTGGTAACAAGCCGAAAGACTACAAATTTCAGCGTGTTTCCGGTCTCACTCGAGTTATTGCTGTCCGTGCTTCCGCCTTCGGAGCATACGCTGCGATCCGAAAGGACTGCAATGTCACTAGGACACAAATAGGCGTGGACGAGGCTGGCCTTTGGGAGGATCTGGCTCCGTTGCTCTCTTTCCATGAATTGACTGAATACGAGGAGACATCGGATGATGAGGAGCCTGAGCCCAGGTTCTGGGCTCGAGCCACGGAAGCACAGGGCCTGCGCAAACGCGTCTTGAAATCTAAAGACCTAGAAGCAGAAATAATAGGCATCCTGCACCGTTCTTCGTCATCACCGGACCGCACCTACAACATGGAAATCGGGTCCACACTTTCTGACGTCCGCATCCCTGTCCACGAATTTGTTTTGGCTGGACGCAGCCGTATATTGCGAGATGCTCTGCTCGATCATCGGGTCAAAGGTACCGAACATGTCATTTCTGATTTGTTGACGGTCAAAGCAGAAGGCGGGCGACTCTTGGTCCTCTTCCAAGGACTTGATTTCCTCACCATATTCAACTTGGTTCTCTACGCTTATACCGACTCCGTTGTTGACTTCTGGAACGTCACTCGACATTACCCTACTATGGCCCATAGATACCGCTCAGTACGGACAGAATTGATGAAGGTCGCTTCTCGTCTTGAACTGCGACAGCTCGAGCCTGCCGTGCGCCAGATGGTCAAACCGCGCAAGTCTTTGCACATTGACATGGAGCTCGCTATCAAGGATCCTTCTTTCTTTGAAAGTGGGGATGTCATTGTTGACCTTGCTGATGGCGAGATGCTTTTGCATTCTGATGTCATCTGTCAGCGCTGTCCTTTCTTCGAAGGCATGTTCAGAGGCCGTGCTGCTGGTCAGTGGCTCGAAGGAAGGCGGACCGAGGAGTCTCCAATCGTTCGTATTGACCTCAGCCACGTGGAGAAGCGTCTTTTCGAGCTCGTCGTTCGTCACATCTATACTGATGCTGGGGAAGAGATCTTCGAGGACGTTACAAGCGAGGATTTGAACGATTTACTGGCACTTGATGAACTGCTTGACCATGTCATGGACATTATGTCTGTCGCTAACGAACTGATGCTGGATCGTTTGACGCAGATCTGCCAAAGGCTGATAGGACGCTATG TGAACGCTCGAAATGTTTGCTCTCTCCTAACAGCAGTGGCACCAAGCTCTGTCGCAGAGTTCAAGGATGCGGCTCTGGAGTACGTTTGCCTAAGCTTGGAGGCAGTAATGCAGAATGGTTCATTGGACGAGCTAGACGAAGATCTGTTGCTGGAGCTCAATCAGGTTGCCCATGAGAATCAACTCGCTTATCTCCCTTTTGCTAGGAGTGGCCGAGCTGAGACTCTTCTCTTCGATCGGTACCCAGAGCTTGCTGAGAGGATCGAGCGAGGCAAGCGCGCTAAAGTTGATGCCATAGTACTTTCGAACAAGTACGCCGATGGCGACAGTATTTCGACGTCTTTCCGAGCACAGAGCTTAGAAGAAGTTGCAGCTTCACCTCTCCGCCAGCGCAACCGAAGGCGAGCATCCAAAGATGCTAAGAGTCCAGCTTTAACTCCAGCGCTGAAGAGCAAAGGCTCAGTTCCAGATCTCATGTTTGACATGTCCGATGGAGATGAAGACGATGATGCTGCACCTAGGAAGATCAAACCTCCTCAATTTACAGAGCAAAGCGGAGACGAAAGATTGGTGGAGACACCAGTGGGATCTCTCGAGGCACCATGGGGCTCGGTTCAAAAGCCTGATCAACCTTCTCACGCTTTTGGTAGAGTTGCGGACTTATCACTAAAGTCTAGGAGTCCTGTTCCTCAATCATCTGTCAAGGAGGAGAGGCCACCCGGTCAACCTTGGGGCAGTACCCCCCTTGCGGCACCTAAACTTGACCTCAAAGACATCATGGCCCAAGACTCTTCAGCAACGCCATCAAATCTAACCATCGGCCTATCACGAGGGGAGAGCGAGCGTATTGCAAAGGCTGCACACGCCAAGTTGTCCCAAAAGGAGCGTAAGCGACTTCAACAAGCCCAGCAATTTGGTACGCCAATCGAGAAACCGCAACCAGTTCCCCCAGCTGTATCTCCATGGCAGGCAACAGCTCATCGAAAGCCAAGCAACAGCACTGCTATGTCTCCAACAGCACAGCCATCTCCTACGCCAACACCGCAGCCTTCGCAGCCGTCTAACACACCCCATCTTACTATGCGCCAAACCGTTGCGAACAAGGGCGGATCTTCCAAGCAGAAGGACAAACGTAGTGCATCGAAGGGTCAAGTTGCAACAGGAACCTCTTCGCCTTCAAAGACACGTCCCATCGCTTCGGAGCGGGGAATGTCAGTGTCGACTGATCCGATCCCAACACCTCGATCTGTCCGCCACATCCCCTTGCCACAACATTCACCTACCTCGCCCAGCCAGCACCTCAGTATGATGGAGATTCTATCACTCCAAGAAGCGGAGAAGACGTCCATACGCGACGCTGCAGCCAAGCGTAGTCTGCAAGAAATCCAACAAGAGCAGGAATTCCAGCAATGGTGGGATCAGGAAAGCCGACGGGTAatcgaagaagaagcgcaaacGAAGAGACTGTTAGACCGAGCTGCCAAAGCTGCTGCTCGTGGTAGAGGTCAGAAGGGTCGCAGTGGTAGGGGTGGGAAAGCAAAGTGCCAAGAGAAGAAAGATGGTGTTGAAGACGCTGATCGTAGCAAGGGAAAGACCGATGGAAGTGCTGGTTCATCTGCCACATCTACCAAAAACGACGGACCAAAATCAGGATCCAAACATGATGGTGGCGGCCGGGCACCAGGACAAGAGAACGCAAGTCGAGGCGGCCGGGGTAGAATCGGACGCGGTGGTCGGCCTGGTGGTGCAAGAGGCGGACGTGCACAGGGTACACCACGGGATGGTACTGCTACGTCTGTACCACAAGGACAAGCTTCGGCCTCGTAG
- a CDS encoding autophagy protein Atg13, whose product MHPYSRPSPRTASPASNLQTNPTRTNNQRHSSQDMTAYSTTPPYSDRGAEESEGEMMSRGGDQTSGSDQKHYHKVNQVIQNFFTKSALAVVSSRVTLPPAFGRDGQPKQNKWFNVVLPDSDALQRQLTDWKIMDAMSGQHPSLCIEIYLDVQGLGNNQSLAIRDDDGKRWDVAAALNAAEAASRSSGRSSKTTQVVLERWRVHVGDKNLVQPSELNDPLPNVYKKAVVTFRSLFAYLRFMPAFKYNKVLAKQPANAPSLKLNYRIINGDFKSPHVDTLGLALYPSQEMEDITEIHTIEPTNSPVGPLCVTVEYRTNCEFTVENSESLLSSQFMGLDDTYFEQKVRPIPGSLPVDRLNAQESPDVGQAYGSLSTFHQVGPPTGTSPISALRAARDMPSSSPMDSPPQKLPPNHRIATGSKSSLRSTETLLHQRRTSVSFQPFKAGSLSSSPAPGSGMPGSPSSSLGRPGSSLGRTSTPSALNQPRNRTSLTALPQTALRAPSLPNEGIVTSSASSSPKPAPISRYSSSFGHRRAKFSSGGGSKTEDDNLSSGKASLSSSLQRGSDTMNEGTGGSSGEVRTDDENISDFLKLLESKKDLKSFSRSDNAAKTATMHKTTAQLSKYQRMRESHTGLAESVSSSTMLHRSSSTSSRRLSSVPAMIAGTSVSTASSPGKPISPHTPHTPAIPSRLSANSIIEYDAPIRSRSRPDGRIREHGPINVEEQSESEDQNANAIAIPTSPRPWHYTRRSSSVAQQNRTLPDDEPDLFGVRSASLPSEEVDRTNELQRLASAGLTSSGLFAQTELVASDNRDNQNPDNDSHDDLPRPSSTSNLHVKRGAPAGPRGRGGFFSHSSSTSLSTGGTSSTERQSRYNFSSRAVTNLDDDEPLLFQMSEIGAGGSRRSLEEARGGSSTGSGGKRASYFR is encoded by the exons ATGCATCCATACTCGCGCCCCTCGCCGCGCACAGCCTCGCCCGCCAGCAATCTTCAGACGAATCCCACTCGCACAAACAACCAGCGGCATAGCAGCCAGGACATGACTGCTTACTCGACCACACCTCCATACAGCGACCGAGGTGCTGAGGAATCTGAAGGCGAGATGATGTCGCGAGGAGGAGATCAGACCTCTGGCTCGGACCAGAAGCACTACCACAAAGTCAACCAAGTCATACAG AACTTCTTCACCAAATCAGCCCTCGCTGTCGTTTCGTCGCGAGTAACGCTGCCGCCAGCATTTGGCAGAGACGGCCAGCCGAAGCAGAACAAATGG TTCAACGTCGTCCTCCCCGACAGCGATGCCCTCCAACGCCAACTCACCGACTGGAAGATTATGGATGCCATGTCTGGCCAGCATCCGTCCCTGTGCATCGAAATCTACCTAGACGTACAAGGCTTGGGCAACAACCAGTCACTTGCCATACGGGATGATGATGGAAAGAGATGGGATGTTGCTGCAGCGCTCAACGCAGCAGAAGCCGCCTCGCGGTCCTCGGGCCGCTCGAGCAAAACCACACAAGTCGTGCTGGAGCGCTGGAGAGTACATGTCGGAGACAAGAACTTAGTGCAACCATCGGAGCTCAACGACCCGCTTCCCAATGTGTACAAGAAGGCTGTGGTCACCTTCCGCTCCCTCTTCGCATACCTACGCTTTATGCCTGCTTTCAAATATAACAAGGTTCTTGCCAAACAACCCGCGAATGCACCTTCGCTCAAGCTGAACTACCGCATCATCAACGGCGATTTCAAGAGTCCCCATGTCGACACCCTAGGCCTGGCTCTCTACCCCAGTCAAGAAATGGAAGACATCACCGAGATCCACACCATCGAGCCTACAAACTCGCCTGTGGGCCCTCTTTGTGTGACAGTTGAGTACCGCACTAACTGCGAATTCACTGTAGAGAACTCCGAGTCACTCCTAAGTTCTCAGTTCATGGGCTTGGACGACACCTACTTTGAACAAAAGGTCCGCCCGATACCTGGTTCGCTTCCCGTCGACAGGCTGAACGCGCAAGAGAGCCCAGATGTCGGCCAGGCATATGGCAGTCTTTCCACCTTCCATCAAGTTGGCCCGCCGACAGGAACGAGTCCGATTTCAGCTCTCCGGGCAGCACGAGACATGCCTTCGTCCTCACCGATGGACTCACCCCCACAGAAGCTCCCGCCTAATCATCGCATCGCCACAGGGTCAAAGTCATCCTTGCGGTCTACAGAAACACTACTGCATCAACGCCGAACTTCAGTCTCGTTCCAGCCATTCAAAGCTGGATCACTTTCATCCTCGCCTGCGCCTGGAAGCGGGATGCCTGGTTCTCCGAGCAGCTCATTAGGAAGGCCAGGTAGCTCACTGGGCCGGACCTCAACCCCTAGCGCACTTAATCAACCTCGAAACCGTACTTCACTTACCGCCCTTCCTCAAACTGCCCTACGTGCTCCTTCCCTACCAAACGAGGGCATAGTTACCTCTTCTGCATCAAGCTCGCCAAAACCTGCACCGATTAGCCGCTACAGTAGTAGCTTTGGTCACAGGAGGGCCAAGTTCTCTTCCGGAGGTGGCAGCAAAACAGAGGATGACAATCTCAGCAGTGGAAAAGCAAGCTTGTCATCATCATTGCAGCGCGGTTCTGACACCATGAACGAGGGAACTGGCGGCAGTTCAGGCGAGGTCAGGACGGATGATGAAAACATCTCCGACTTTTTGAAGCTTCTTGAATCCAAAAAGGACTTGAAGAGTTTTAGTCGGAGCGACAATGCCGCCAAGACAGCTACCATGCACAAGACAACGGCTCAGTTGTCCAAGTACCAGCGTATGAGGGAGTCTCACACCGGGCTTGCCGAATCTGTCTCATCCTCAACCATGCTCCATCGTTCATCGTCTACTTCAAGTCGTCGCTTGTCCAGCGTTCCCGCTATGATTGCCGGAACCTCTGTATCGACAGCCTCTTCACCTGGCAAACCAATTTCCCCACATACTCCTCATACTCCAGCAATCCCGTCTCGACTGAGCGCCAACAGCATCATTGAATATGATGCGCCAATAAGGAGCCGAAGCCGACCTGATGGAAGGATACGTGAGCATGGTCCAATCAACGTTGAAGAACAGAGCGAGAGTGAAGATCAAAATGCGAATGCCATCGCCATTCCCACGTCGCCACGACCATGGCATTATACTCGTCGATCTAGCTCTGTCGCTCAGCAAAACCGCACCCTACCAGATGACGAGCCAGACTTATTTGGCGTCCGATCCGCCAGTCTTCCATCAGAGGAAGTTGACCGAACCAACGAGCTGCAACGTCTAGCTAGTGCGGGCCTTACTTCAAGCGGACTGTTCGCTCAAACGGAACTGGTAGCTAGCGACAACCGCGACAACCAAAATCCCGATAATGACTCCCACGATGATCTTCCCCGACCTTCATCTACGTCGAACCTTCACGTAAAGCGAGGCGCGCCAGCCGGCCCTCGTGGTCGGGGAGGTTTCTTCTCTCACAGCTCTTCTACCAGTCTAAGCACGGGTGGCACCAGCTCAACCGAACGTCAAAGCCGATACAACTTCAGTAGTCGAGCCGTAACCAacctcgacgacgacgaaCCTCTACTTTTCCAGATGAGCGAGATTGGTGCAGGTGGATCCCGTCGCA